The following proteins come from a genomic window of Eubalaena glacialis isolate mEubGla1 chromosome X, mEubGla1.1.hap2.+ XY, whole genome shotgun sequence:
- the TSPAN6 gene encoding tetraspanin-6 isoform X1, translating to MASPSRRLQTKPVITCFKSVLLIYTFIFWYAMFLTLIFLVELVAAIVGFVFRHEIKNSFKNNYEKALKQYNTTGDYRSDAVDKIQNTLHCCGVTDYRDWKDTNYYSEKGFPKSCCKLEGCSQRDADKVNNEGCFIKVMTIIESEMGVVAGISFGVACFQLIGISLAYCLSRAITNNQYEIV from the exons ATGGCGTCCCCGTCTCGGAGGCTGCAGACCAAACCGGTCATCACTTGTTTCAAGAGCGTCCTCTTGATCTACACATTCATCTTCTGG TATGCAATGTTTCTGACTCTCATTTTTTTGGTTGAACTGGTCGCTGCCATCGTAGGATTTGTTTTCAGACATGAG ATTAAGAACAGCTTTAAGAATAATTATGAGAAAGCTTTAAAGCAATATAACACTACGGGAGATTATAGAAGCGATGCAGTAGACAAGATCCAAAATACG ttgcATTGTTGTGGTGTCACCGACTATAGAGATTGGAAGGATACTAATTATTACTCAGAAAAAGGATTTCCCAAGAGCTGCTGTAAACTTGAAGGTTGTTCTCAGAGAGATGCAGATAAAGTAAACAATGAA gGTTGTTTTATAAAGGTGATGACCATTATAGAGTCAGAAATGGGAGTTGTTGCGGGAATTTCTTTTGGAGTTGCTTGCTTCCAG CTGATTGGAATCTCTCTAGCCTACTGCCTCTCTCGCGCCATAACAAATAACCAGTATGAGATAGTGTAA
- the TSPAN6 gene encoding tetraspanin-6 isoform X2, which translates to MASPSRRLQTKPVITCFKSVLLIYTFIFWITGVILLAVGIWGKVSLENYFSLLNEKATNVPFVLIGTGTVIILLGTFGCFATCRASAWMLKLYAMFLTLIFLVELVAAIVGFVFRHEIKNSFKNNYEKALKQYNTTGDYRSDAVDKIQNTLHCCGVTDYRDWKDTNYYSEKGFPKSCCKLEGCSQRDADKVNNEGCFIKVMTIIESEMGVVAGISFGVACFQLIGISLAYCLSRAITNNQYEIV; encoded by the exons ATGGCGTCCCCGTCTCGGAGGCTGCAGACCAAACCGGTCATCACTTGTTTCAAGAGCGTCCTCTTGATCTACACATTCATCTTCTGG ATCACTGGTGTTATCCTTCTTGCTGTTGGCATTTGGGGCAAGGTGAGCCTAgagaattatttttcccttttaaatgaGAAGGCCACCAATGTCCCCTTCGTGCTCATTGGCACTGGCACTGTCATTATTCTTTTGGGCACCTTCGGCTGTTTTGCTACCTGCCGAGCTTCTGCATGGATGCTAAAACTG TATGCAATGTTTCTGACTCTCATTTTTTTGGTTGAACTGGTCGCTGCCATCGTAGGATTTGTTTTCAGACATGAG ATTAAGAACAGCTTTAAGAATAATTATGAGAAAGCTTTAAAGCAATATAACACTACGGGAGATTATAGAAGCGATGCAGTAGACAAGATCCAAAATACG ttgcATTGTTGTGGTGTCACCGACTATAGAGATTGGAAGGATACTAATTATTACTCAGAAAAAGGATTTCCCAAGAGCTGCTGTAAACTTGAAGGTTGTTCTCAGAGAGATGCAGATAAAGTAAACAATGAA gGTTGTTTTATAAAGGTGATGACCATTATAGAGTCAGAAATGGGAGTTGTTGCGGGAATTTCTTTTGGAGTTGCTTGCTTCCAG CTGATTGGAATCTCTCTAGCCTACTGCCTCTCTCGCGCCATAACAAATAACCAGTATGAGATAGTGTAA